In Sphingomonas phyllosphaerae, one DNA window encodes the following:
- a CDS encoding D-glycerate dehydrogenase, producing MADTRRCAHPKVIVTRALPDVVMRRLDELFDVTGNADDVPLTRDALAAAMAECDVLVPAVTDTIDAALIGGAGPRLRLIANFGAGVNHIDLKAARARGIIVTNTPGVLTEDTADMTMALIVSVPRRLAEGEKLVRSGEWKGWSPGGMLGYRIGGKALGIVGMGRIGQAVARRARAFGLSIHYHNRHRLPKVVEAELNAVWHPNLDELLGAIDILTLHTPLNADSRELIDARRIALLRPHVYIINASRGGILDEDALVEALENGRLAGAGLDVWRHEPEIDPRLLALPNVVMTPHMGSATWEGRVASGEKVIANIRMWADGHRPPDQVLEGWA from the coding sequence ATGGCCGATACGCGACGCTGCGCCCATCCCAAGGTGATCGTGACGCGGGCGCTGCCCGATGTCGTCATGCGCCGGCTGGACGAATTGTTCGACGTGACCGGCAATGCCGACGACGTGCCGTTGACGCGCGATGCACTCGCCGCAGCGATGGCGGAGTGCGACGTGCTGGTCCCGGCGGTGACCGACACGATCGACGCCGCGCTGATCGGGGGCGCCGGCCCCCGCCTGCGCTTGATCGCGAATTTCGGTGCGGGCGTGAACCATATCGACCTGAAGGCGGCCCGCGCGCGCGGGATCATCGTCACCAACACGCCCGGCGTGCTGACCGAGGACACCGCCGACATGACGATGGCGCTGATCGTCTCGGTGCCGCGCCGGCTGGCGGAGGGCGAGAAGCTGGTCCGCTCCGGCGAGTGGAAGGGGTGGAGCCCCGGCGGGATGCTCGGCTATCGGATCGGCGGCAAGGCACTGGGGATCGTCGGCATGGGCCGGATCGGCCAGGCGGTGGCGCGACGCGCGCGCGCCTTCGGTCTGTCGATCCATTATCACAACCGTCACCGGCTGCCCAAGGTGGTCGAGGCGGAGCTGAACGCGGTCTGGCACCCGAACCTCGACGAATTGCTCGGCGCGATCGACATCCTGACGCTCCACACCCCGCTCAACGCCGACAGTCGCGAGCTGATCGACGCGCGTCGCATCGCGCTGCTGCGCCCGCACGTCTATATCATCAACGCCAGCCGCGGCGGCATCCTCGACGAGGATGCGCTGGTCGAGGCGCTAGAGAACGGCCGGCTCGCCGGCGCCGGGCTCGACGTGTGGCGGCACGAACCCGAGATCGACCCGCGGCTGCTCGCGCTGCCCAATGTCGTCATGACCCCACATATGGGCTCGGCGACATGGGAGGGGCGCGTCGCGTCGGGCGAGAAGGTGATCGCCAACATCCGCATGTGGGCCGACGGCCACCGCCCGCCCGATCAGGTGCTCGAGGGGTGGGCGTAA
- a CDS encoding SH3 domain-containing protein, which translates to MNRDHLTFVAAVATASLLAPVPAAADTDAKKPPYIGSIAASRARMRTGPGRNFPASWIYVRADLPVRVLEAFKEWRRVEDPDGTQGWMLNALLSSRRTAIVRGTEPAELRDRPGGPTIVWRVQPGVVGRVTRCGNGWCRFDVKGQAGFIQTDRVWGVAPTEELP; encoded by the coding sequence GTGAACAGGGATCATCTCACCTTCGTGGCGGCGGTGGCGACAGCGTCGTTGCTCGCGCCCGTGCCCGCGGCGGCGGACACCGACGCGAAGAAGCCGCCCTATATCGGCTCGATCGCCGCCTCGCGTGCGCGGATGCGCACCGGGCCGGGGCGCAACTTCCCGGCGAGCTGGATCTATGTCCGCGCCGACCTGCCGGTGCGCGTGCTGGAGGCGTTCAAGGAATGGCGCCGCGTCGAGGACCCGGACGGAACGCAAGGCTGGATGCTCAACGCCTTGCTCAGCAGCCGGCGGACCGCGATCGTGCGCGGGACCGAGCCGGCCGAATTGCGTGACCGGCCCGGCGGGCCGACGATCGTGTGGCGGGTGCAGCCCGGCGTCGTCGGGCGGGTGACCCGCTGCGGCAATGGCTGGTGCCGGTTCGACGTGAAGGGGCAGGCGGGGTTCATCCAGACCGATCGCGTCTGGGGCGTCGCGCCGACTGAGGAATTGCCATGA
- the nadC gene encoding carboxylating nicotinate-nucleotide diphosphorylase codes for MTFRLDGFDLDAFIAATLAEDLGEGGDVTSAAVIPAGARFEAVMDSRDAITVCGLEIAAAFFRRLDAGAAIDLLVQDGDRVAPGTALMRITGNARALLTAERSALNTVQHLSGIATLTAAYVDAIAGSGATLLDTRKTIPGLRRLEKYATRTGGAQNHRMGLWDAAMIKDNHVAVAGGVGPAAALAKAAGIATIIVEVDRIDQIEPAIAAGATHLLLDNMGPDMLRTAVTIVAGRVPTEASGGVTLETIGAIARSGVRYVSVGRITQSAPAADIGLDFAEL; via the coding sequence ATGACCTTCCGGCTCGACGGGTTCGACCTCGACGCGTTCATCGCCGCGACTCTGGCCGAGGATCTGGGCGAGGGGGGCGACGTCACCTCCGCCGCGGTGATCCCCGCCGGGGCGCGGTTCGAGGCGGTGATGGACAGCCGCGATGCGATCACGGTGTGCGGGCTGGAGATCGCGGCGGCGTTCTTCCGGCGGCTGGACGCTGGCGCGGCGATCGACCTGCTGGTGCAGGACGGCGACCGTGTCGCGCCGGGCACTGCGCTGATGCGCATCACCGGCAATGCGCGCGCGTTGCTGACCGCCGAACGCTCGGCGCTCAACACCGTCCAGCATCTGTCGGGAATCGCGACGCTGACCGCCGCCTATGTCGATGCGATTGCGGGGAGCGGCGCGACCCTGCTCGACACGCGCAAGACGATCCCCGGACTGCGGCGGCTCGAAAAATATGCGACCCGCACCGGTGGCGCGCAGAACCATCGCATGGGGCTGTGGGACGCCGCGATGATCAAGGACAATCACGTCGCGGTCGCGGGCGGGGTCGGGCCGGCGGCGGCGCTGGCGAAGGCCGCCGGCATCGCGACGATCATCGTCGAGGTCGACCGCATCGACCAGATTGAGCCAGCGATCGCGGCCGGCGCAACACACCTCTTGCTCGACAATATGGGGCCGGACATGCTGCGCACGGCGGTGACGATCGTCGCCGGGCGCGTGCCGACCGAGGCGTCGGGCGGGGTGACGCTGGAGACGATAGGCGCGATCGCGCGCAGCGGCGTGCGCTATGTCAGCGTCGGGCGGATCACCCAGTCGGCCCCCGCCGCCGACATCGGGCTGGACTTTGCAGAGCTATGA
- a CDS encoding ribonuclease T, with protein MKRVAMLGALVAVAAPGVATAQALSCAIPADLPRPHPDLPSESQPARRLPIGSYTLAISWSPEYCRTSGDRPNARFQCGSSNRFGFVLHGLWPDGVGKDWPQYCRATPILSRQVIRRHVCATPSPQLMQHEWAKHGTCMAGYTPERYFTKSNAMFHALRFPDMARLAQTPLTAGRLAAAIAAANPGLRADMMRVTGTKDGALDEVWLCTDRRFRYARCPAHQGGLDPAARITITPPR; from the coding sequence ATGAAGCGCGTGGCGATGCTGGGGGCACTGGTCGCGGTCGCAGCGCCCGGCGTGGCGACAGCGCAGGCGCTGTCGTGCGCGATCCCGGCCGACCTGCCGCGTCCGCACCCCGATCTGCCGTCGGAAAGCCAGCCGGCCCGGCGTCTGCCGATCGGCAGCTATACGCTCGCGATCAGCTGGAGCCCCGAATATTGCCGCACCAGCGGCGACCGGCCGAATGCGCGTTTCCAGTGCGGGAGCAGCAACCGTTTCGGCTTCGTGCTCCACGGGCTGTGGCCGGACGGTGTCGGCAAGGACTGGCCGCAATATTGTCGCGCGACGCCGATCCTGTCGCGGCAGGTGATCCGCCGCCACGTCTGTGCGACACCCTCGCCGCAGCTGATGCAGCATGAATGGGCCAAGCACGGCACCTGCATGGCCGGCTATACGCCCGAGCGGTATTTCACCAAATCGAACGCGATGTTCCACGCGCTGCGCTTCCCCGACATGGCGCGTCTGGCACAGACGCCGCTGACCGCCGGGCGGCTGGCGGCGGCGATCGCCGCCGCCAATCCGGGGCTGCGCGCCGACATGATGCGCGTGACCGGCACGAAGGACGGGGCGCTCGACGAGGTGTGGCTGTGCACCGACCGGCGCTTCCGCTACGCGCGCTGCCCCGCGCATCAGGGCGGGCTCGATCCGGCGGCGCGGATCACGATCACGCCGCCGCGGTGA
- the rpoC gene encoding DNA-directed RNA polymerase subunit beta', protein MNELTNFANPLAKAETFDQIQIGIASPDKIRSWSFGEIKKPETINYRTFKPERDGLFCARIFGPIKDYECLCGKYKRMKYKGIVCEKCGVEVTVSKVRRERMGHIELAAPVAHIWFLKSLPSRIGLLLDMQLKQLERVLYFEAYIVIEPGLTPLEKYQLLTEDELLEAQDEYGEDAFSAGIGAEAVRIMLESLDLEGEKVQLLEELATTKSELKPKKIIKRLKVVESFLESGNRPEWMILEVVPVIPPELRPLVPLDGGRFATSDLNDLYRRVINRNNRLKRLMELRAPDIIVRNEKRMLQEAVDALFDNGRRGRTITGANKRPLKSLSDMLKGKQGRFRQNLLGKRVDYSGRSVIVTGPELKLHQCGLPKKMALELFKPFIYARLDAKGLSMTLKQAKKWVEKERKEVWDILDEVIREHPVLLNRAPTLHRLGIQAFEPVLIEGKAIQLHPLVCSAFNADFDGDQMAVHVPLSLEAQLEARVLMMSTNNILSPANGKPIIVPSQDMVLGLYYLSLEKQNEPGEGMLLGDMAEVHQALFAGAVTLHTKIVSRVPQTDEQGNQYLKRYETTPGRMLLGECLPKSHKVPFDVVNRVLTKKDVGEVIDEVYRHTGQKETVLFADAIMALGFRHAFRAGISFGKDDMLIAPDKDKLVDETRDLVKDFEQQYQDGLITQQEKYNKVIDAWSRCGDQVANSMMNEIKAVRHYEDGPMVGRERDINSIYMMAHSGARGSPAQIKQLAGMRGLMAKPSGEIIETPIISNFKEGLTVLEYFNSTHGARKGLADTALKTANSGYLTRRLVDVSQDCTIVELDCGTERALEMKAIVQGGSTIASLGERILGRTTAEDVVDAKTGKVVIPIGTLLDEPMVAQIEALGIPAMKIRSPLVCESKVGVCGKCYGRDLARGTPVNIGEAVGVIAAQSIGEPGTQLTMRTFHIGGAAQLNEQSNLESPVDGTVEFRDLRLIEDQRGRRVVLSRSGEIAIVDMDGRELAVHKIPYGAYVMFDDGHIISKGDRMAEWDPFTMPVITETGGTVKFQDLIEGKTLTEQVDEATGIAQRVVIEYRATTKSKEDLRPRMTLLDEGSGEAARYLLAPGAVLSVEDNATVHAGDVLARVARESAKTRDITGGLPRVAELFEARIPKEAAIIAKVSGRVVFGKDYKAKRKIGIQPEDGGEVVEYLVPKSKVIDVQEGDYVKRGDNLIGGSPNPHDILETMGIEPLAEYLVSEIQEVYRLQGVKINDKHIETIVRQMLQKVEIIESGETTLLVGEQVDREEMDAINEKLEDGQARAAGKPVLLGITKASLQTRSFISAASFQETTRVLTEAAVQGKQDTLMGLKENVIVGRLIPAGTGAGMNRLRVAASSRDAALRVQQRKLQEAMIAAGSAGTASQTRAAEEQRSPREDVGTGSDPLAAVVPSGTGTDADAGEYLNEE, encoded by the coding sequence ATGAACGAACTGACCAATTTCGCCAATCCGCTCGCGAAGGCGGAGACCTTCGACCAGATCCAGATCGGGATCGCGTCGCCGGACAAGATCCGCTCGTGGTCGTTCGGCGAGATCAAGAAGCCCGAGACGATCAACTATCGCACGTTCAAGCCCGAGCGTGACGGCCTGTTCTGCGCGCGCATCTTCGGTCCGATCAAGGATTACGAATGCCTGTGCGGCAAGTACAAGCGCATGAAGTACAAGGGCATCGTCTGCGAGAAGTGCGGTGTCGAGGTCACGGTGTCGAAGGTCCGCCGCGAGCGGATGGGCCATATCGAACTCGCCGCGCCGGTCGCGCACATCTGGTTCCTGAAGTCGCTGCCGAGCCGCATCGGCCTGCTGCTCGACATGCAGCTCAAGCAGCTCGAGCGCGTGCTGTACTTCGAGGCGTATATCGTCATCGAGCCGGGCCTGACCCCGCTCGAGAAGTATCAGCTGCTTACCGAGGATGAGCTGCTCGAGGCGCAGGACGAATATGGCGAAGACGCCTTCTCGGCCGGGATCGGCGCCGAGGCGGTCCGCATCATGCTCGAAAGCCTCGATCTCGAGGGCGAGAAGGTGCAACTGCTCGAAGAGCTGGCGACGACCAAGTCGGAGCTGAAGCCCAAGAAGATCATCAAGCGCCTGAAGGTCGTCGAGAGCTTCCTCGAATCCGGCAACCGTCCGGAGTGGATGATCCTCGAGGTCGTGCCGGTCATCCCGCCCGAGCTGCGCCCGCTGGTGCCGCTGGACGGCGGCCGCTTCGCGACGTCGGATCTCAACGACCTGTACCGCCGCGTCATCAACCGCAACAACCGCCTGAAGCGCCTAATGGAGCTGCGTGCGCCGGACATCATCGTCCGCAACGAAAAGCGCATGTTGCAGGAAGCGGTCGACGCGCTGTTCGACAACGGCCGTCGCGGCCGCACGATCACGGGCGCCAACAAGCGTCCGCTGAAGTCGCTGTCCGACATGCTCAAGGGCAAGCAGGGCCGCTTCCGCCAGAACCTGCTCGGCAAGCGCGTCGACTATTCGGGCCGTTCGGTGATCGTCACTGGTCCGGAGCTGAAGCTGCACCAATGCGGGCTGCCCAAGAAGATGGCGCTCGAGCTGTTCAAGCCGTTCATCTACGCGCGCCTCGACGCCAAGGGCCTCAGCATGACGCTGAAGCAGGCGAAGAAGTGGGTCGAGAAGGAGCGCAAGGAAGTCTGGGACATCCTTGACGAGGTAATCCGCGAGCATCCGGTGCTGCTCAACCGCGCGCCGACGCTCCACCGCCTCGGCATCCAGGCGTTCGAGCCCGTGCTGATCGAGGGCAAAGCGATCCAGCTCCACCCGCTGGTCTGCTCGGCGTTCAACGCCGACTTCGACGGTGACCAGATGGCCGTGCACGTCCCGCTGTCGCTCGAAGCGCAGTTGGAAGCGCGCGTCCTGATGATGTCGACCAACAACATCCTGTCCCCCGCCAACGGCAAGCCGATCATCGTGCCGTCGCAGGACATGGTGCTGGGTCTGTATTACCTGTCGCTCGAGAAGCAGAACGAGCCCGGCGAAGGCATGTTGCTGGGCGACATGGCCGAGGTGCATCAGGCGCTGTTCGCCGGCGCCGTGACGCTCCACACCAAGATCGTCAGCCGCGTTCCGCAGACCGACGAACAGGGCAACCAGTATCTCAAGCGGTATGAGACCACCCCGGGTCGCATGTTGCTGGGCGAGTGCCTGCCCAAGAGCCACAAGGTCCCGTTCGACGTCGTCAACCGCGTGCTGACCAAGAAGGACGTCGGCGAGGTGATCGACGAGGTCTATCGTCACACCGGCCAGAAGGAGACGGTGCTGTTCGCCGACGCGATCATGGCACTGGGCTTCCGTCACGCGTTCCGCGCCGGCATCTCGTTCGGCAAGGACGACATGCTGATCGCGCCGGACAAGGACAAGCTGGTCGACGAGACCCGTGATCTCGTGAAGGACTTCGAGCAGCAATATCAGGACGGCCTGATCACGCAGCAGGAGAAGTACAACAAGGTCATCGACGCCTGGAGCCGTTGCGGCGATCAGGTCGCGAACTCGATGATGAACGAGATCAAGGCGGTGCGCCATTACGAGGACGGCCCGATGGTCGGCCGCGAGCGCGACATCAACTCGATCTACATGATGGCGCACTCGGGCGCGCGTGGTAGCCCCGCGCAGATCAAGCAGCTCGCCGGGATGCGCGGCCTGATGGCCAAGCCGTCGGGCGAGATCATCGAAACGCCGATCATTTCGAACTTCAAGGAAGGTCTGACCGTCCTCGAATATTTCAACTCCACCCATGGCGCGCGTAAGGGCCTCGCGGATACGGCGTTGAAGACCGCGAACTCGGGATATCTCACCCGCCGTCTGGTCGACGTGTCGCAGGACTGCACGATCGTCGAGCTGGATTGCGGCACCGAGCGCGCGCTCGAGATGAAGGCGATCGTGCAGGGCGGTTCGACGATCGCCTCGCTGGGCGAGCGTATCCTGGGCCGTACGACGGCTGAGGATGTCGTGGATGCCAAGACCGGCAAGGTCGTCATCCCGATCGGCACGCTGCTCGACGAGCCGATGGTGGCGCAGATCGAGGCGCTGGGCATCCCGGCGATGAAGATCCGCTCGCCGCTGGTCTGCGAGAGCAAGGTCGGCGTGTGCGGCAAGTGCTACGGGCGTGACCTCGCGCGCGGTACGCCGGTCAACATCGGCGAGGCGGTCGGCGTGATCGCGGCGCAGTCGATCGGTGAGCCGGGTACGCAGCTGACGATGCGGACCTTCCACATCGGTGGTGCGGCGCAGCTCAACGAGCAGTCGAACCTCGAATCGCCGGTCGACGGTACGGTCGAGTTCCGCGACCTGCGCCTGATCGAGGATCAGCGCGGCCGTCGCGTGGTGCTCAGCCGTTCGGGCGAGATCGCGATCGTCGACATGGACGGTCGCGAGCTGGCGGTGCACAAGATTCCGTACGGCGCGTACGTCATGTTCGATGATGGCCACATCATCAGCAAGGGCGACCGGATGGCGGAATGGGATCCGTTCACCATGCCGGTGATCACGGAAACCGGCGGCACCGTGAAGTTCCAGGACCTGATCGAGGGCAAGACGCTCACCGAGCAGGTCGACGAAGCGACCGGCATCGCGCAGCGCGTGGTGATCGAATATCGTGCGACCACCAAGTCGAAGGAGGATCTGCGTCCGCGCATGACCCTGCTCGACGAGGGCTCGGGCGAGGCGGCACGCTACCTGCTGGCGCCGGGCGCGGTGCTGTCGGTCGAGGACAATGCCACCGTCCATGCCGGCGACGTGCTGGCGCGTGTCGCGCGCGAAAGCGCCAAGACCCGCGACATCACCGGCGGTCTGCCGCGTGTCGCCGAGCTGTTCGAGGCGCGCATCCCGAAGGAAGCGGCGATCATCGCCAAGGTTTCCGGCCGGGTGGTGTTCGGCAAGGACTATAAGGCGAAGCGCAAGATCGGCATCCAGCCCGAGGATGGCGGCGAGGTCGTCGAGTATCTGGTGCCGAAGTCGAAGGTGATCGACGTTCAGGAAGGCGACTACGTCAAGCGTGGCGACAACCTGATCGGCGGCTCGCCCAACCCGCACGACATTCTGGAGACGATGGGGATCGAGCCGCTGGCCGAATATCTCGTCAGCGAAATCCAGGAAGTCTATCGACTGCAGGGCGTGAAGATCAACGACAAGCACATCGAGACGATCGTTCGTCAGATGCTGCAGAAGGTCGAGATCATCGAGTCCGGTGAGACCACCTTGCTGGTGGGCGAGCAGGTCGATCGCGAGGAAATGGACGCGATCAACGAGAAGCTGGAGGACGGTCAGGCGCGCGCGGCGGGCAAGCCGGTCCTGCTGGGCATCACCAAGGCGTCGCTGCAAACCCGCAGCTTCATCTCGGCGGCGTCGTTCCAGGAAACCACCCGCGTCCTCACCGAGGCGGCGGTCCAGGGCAAGCAGGACACGCTGATGGGCCTCAAGGAGAATGTGATCGTCGGGCGGCTGATCCCGGCGGGCACCGGCGCAGGCATGAACCGCCTGCGTGTGGCAGCCTCGTCGCGCGATGCGGCGTTGCGCGTCCAGCAGCGCAAGTTGCAGGAAGCGATGATCGCGGCGGGTTCGGCGGGTACGGCGTCGCAGACCCGCGCCGCCGAGGAACAGCGCAGCCCGCGCGAGGACGTCGGCACCGGCAGCGATCCGCTCGCCGCGGTCGTCCCCTCGGGCACCGGCACCGACGCCGACGCGGGCGAGTATCTGAACGAGGAGTGA